In Sulfurimonas paralvinellae, the following proteins share a genomic window:
- a CDS encoding YnfA family protein — MITNIGLFFTGAFFEIFGCYSFWLYFKENKHSFWLGIGLISLVVFAYVLTKIDLTHAGRVYATYGGIYIFSSLLWLYFVENEVLNKWDIIGSITAFIGVLIIYVGNKS, encoded by the coding sequence ATGATAACGAACATAGGTCTTTTTTTTACAGGAGCATTTTTTGAAATTTTTGGATGTTATTCTTTTTGGCTTTATTTTAAAGAAAATAAGCATTCTTTTTGGCTTGGTATAGGACTTATATCCTTGGTAGTCTTTGCCTATGTTTTAACAAAAATAGATCTTACACATGCTGGAAGGGTATACGCTACTTATGGAGGTATATACATTTTTTCTTCATTGCTCTGGCTCTACTTTGTTGAGAATGAAGTATTAAATAAGTGGGATATTATTGGTTCAATAACTGCATTTATTGGTGTTTTGATAATTTATGTTGGAAATAAATCTTAA
- a CDS encoding putative toxin-antitoxin system toxin component, PIN family, with product MKIVIDTNVVLAALMAKKGISNKFMIWLFENPEKINVVSNTLVTEFEDVLLREKNRKLYEHFSKDDLHSFIDDICLISHHQKINFLWRPFLKDIKDDMVLETAFNAGSEYIITYNTKDFVGVEDKFSIKIITPKEFLKITGVLT from the coding sequence ATGAAAATAGTAATAGATACAAATGTTGTTCTTGCAGCCTTAATGGCAAAAAAGGGTATTTCCAATAAATTTATGATTTGGTTATTTGAAAACCCAGAGAAAATAAATGTTGTATCTAATACACTTGTAACTGAGTTTGAAGATGTACTTTTAAGAGAAAAAAATAGAAAACTCTATGAGCACTTTTCAAAAGATGATCTTCATTCTTTTATTGATGATATCTGTCTCATATCGCATCATCAAAAGATTAATTTTCTTTGGAGGCCATTTTTAAAAGATATCAAAGATGATATGGTCTTAGAAACTGCATTTAATGCGGGTAGTGAGTATATCATCACATATAATACAAAAGACTTTGTAGGTGTAGAAGATAAGTTTTCTATAAAGATCATTACACCAAAAGAGTTTTTAAAAATAACAGGAGTGTTAACATGA
- a CDS encoding CopG family transcriptional regulator, whose amino-acid sequence MNYALRIPDYYKDDIESVKGNVSLNQFIVNAIAEKVASLKTLDYLEQRAARGSREHALKMLKNASNKQPNDLDSF is encoded by the coding sequence ATGAATTATGCATTACGAATACCAGATTATTACAAAGATGATATCGAGAGCGTTAAAGGCAATGTTTCTTTAAATCAGTTTATTGTTAATGCGATTGCTGAAAAAGTTGCATCATTAAAAACATTGGATTATCTTGAGCAAAGAGCAGCTAGAGGTTCAAGAGAACATGCACTTAAAATGCTAAAAAATGCTTCAAATAAACAACCAAATGATCTAGATAGTTTTTAA
- a CDS encoding DUF695 domain-containing protein, protein MQEYWEAYMKPIEGHPAMISFNAGVADGVPNPEFIYVAFVKIKLHDPKENGLVTDEESNDVGFIEDRLELESLRWRSGKYIGRIISQGEVTFIYYLKMDFEWSDTVSTAMKHFPEYVYEFGSRMDMEWEVYQKLLFPTVAEWQIITNHHTCNALQEKGDNLHMERAIEHKAYFKNDEERQNFKLKIENEGFQCQKEFEVPFNNETMHGVQFYRIDSPFFYNIDELTMKIIEISTSCNGMYDGWECSLVKT, encoded by the coding sequence ATGCAAGAATATTGGGAAGCGTATATGAAACCAATTGAAGGGCATCCGGCAATGATCTCTTTTAATGCGGGCGTAGCTGATGGGGTACCAAATCCTGAATTTATATATGTAGCATTTGTGAAAATCAAGTTACATGATCCTAAAGAGAATGGATTGGTCACTGATGAAGAGAGTAATGATGTTGGTTTTATAGAAGATAGACTTGAATTGGAATCACTCCGCTGGCGCAGTGGCAAATATATAGGACGTATTATCTCTCAAGGAGAAGTAACTTTTATATATTATTTAAAAATGGACTTTGAATGGAGTGATACTGTATCTACAGCCATGAAACATTTTCCAGAGTACGTTTATGAATTTGGTTCTCGAATGGATATGGAATGGGAAGTTTACCAAAAACTTCTTTTTCCAACAGTTGCTGAGTGGCAGATAATAACCAACCATCATACTTGCAATGCGTTACAAGAGAAAGGTGATAACTTACATATGGAACGTGCGATTGAGCATAAAGCATATTTTAAGAATGATGAAGAACGCCAAAATTTCAAACTAAAAATTGAAAATGAAGGATTTCAATGCCAAAAAGAGTTTGAAGTACCATTTAACAATGAAACAATGCATGGAGTACAGTTTTACCGAATAGACAGCCCATTCTTTTATAATATTGATGAACTTACTATGAAGATTATTGAAATAAGCACAAGTTGTAATGGAATGTATGATGGATGGGAATGTTCTCTAGTAAAAACATAA
- the hypA gene encoding hydrogenase maturation nickel metallochaperone HypA, with translation MHEYSVVQALLEQIEDVAEKNDAQKVTKIVVKIGVMSGIEAHLLEIAFNTFKEKTVCDGAEFIMNIQALKIVCNQCKKENELEKIHYCCQECGSTDVNVIDGEDMFLMSLEME, from the coding sequence ATGCATGAGTACAGTGTTGTTCAAGCTTTACTTGAACAGATAGAAGATGTAGCGGAAAAAAATGATGCTCAGAAAGTCACAAAGATAGTTGTCAAAATTGGTGTTATGAGCGGTATTGAAGCACATCTTTTGGAGATTGCTTTTAATACTTTTAAAGAGAAGACTGTGTGTGATGGAGCAGAGTTTATTATGAATATACAAGCTTTGAAAATAGTGTGTAACCAATGTAAAAAAGAAAATGAACTTGAAAAAATTCACTATTGTTGCCAAGAATGCGGCTCAACTGATGTAAATGTAATTGATGGGGAAGATATGTTCCTCATGAGTTTAGAAATGGAATAA